In Apostichopus japonicus isolate 1M-3 chromosome 3, ASM3797524v1, whole genome shotgun sequence, a single genomic region encodes these proteins:
- the LOC139964799 gene encoding DNA repair-scaffolding protein-like isoform X1, producing MEISDVKKLSAKRRKLDERNTAENTLWQQCHSGFDDEIILSEQLGLNTRSSKGRKKDDIKLLEISRKDEVSSLVEKEVEIDWESSSSEDEPDPHQKDAHQKDPHRKDPQKRDPKKRDPHLRHKFQQKDLESQRTSREQLGVTPPSVSQGWEFSLTDQKETSVIEQAVLTDMVEESPESTPTAAVKEVDEADISDYESSEEPEPPKLDITQPQQDSVSPKVTSTQSPMISSFTLSTQESTDTSPIPSSQWVEKVRRGQQTTPSKQADKSRLQVEVEEGKDSAKKKTKFAKCGFAEKLQKVINREKSDIAFWHHQTDSESTSSGSSCSVRIETMTASRGSFVARCQTLTASDRERHEGDLPERLVVLFNRRTVEDHKLQVGSSLTIHPPWQTMLLPDTGETVLLCTYFCQISDSNGSQPSSSAALGVTPSQDVASTSRPIFRPNRLFSDEPASSKFCLNTSALPQKKSAEISTSLVGTVTAKGPSFDFDFNLRGLVMRACRVAAISPSDLDKPDKWRLLVQDRDGTFFEVNTKSAEDLTMWQGKLMDFTSLTISQRVTRTSNPNLFSMIDSLSQPVTLAEDSNSNTTSDQMTTSFPLQSISYIVNLDNAERVSECKDDTSLRMFDYRPLVYHKLSDILQSSSRLHHRVSFIATLIHITSKEAADPITSASRAESGNHLLFVTDSSLSMGPQSESKPNPRNYIKVEKLTSCLILVSDCRDLKELSGPRLQFEDVHIKEDGSFILDCYSRVRRNRDAEEREKSSKLSDKSQRNEGAVIQLPELTDVSPANTLVTLTGTMEGVDQDTAYSWPECNMCGSNQIEGDSSGGKLFCLMCKLEVTSPVTKIQLEVIVRSPAVPKGNRIKVLLKQETVTKLFGDPSSDEPFDLKRILGKPYQKTNCFVRKSAINTKEFKLEEI from the exons ATGGAGATCAGTGATGTGAAGAAACTGTCAgctaaaagaagaaaattggaTGAAAGGAATACAGCAGAGAATACCCTGTGGCAACAATGCCACTCGGGCTTTGATGATGAAATCATACTCAGTGAACAACTGGGACTGAACACCAGATCAAGTAAGGGTAGAAAGAAAGACGATATAAAGCTCCTTGAAATTAGCCGTAAAGATG AAGTATCATCACTCGTTGAGAAAGAAGTTGAAATTGACTGGGAGTCTAGCAGCAGTGAAGATGAGCCAGACCCTCACCAAAAGGACGCTCACCAAAAGGACCCTCATCGAAAGGACCCTCAAAAAAGGGACCCTAAAAAAAGGGACCCTCACCTTCGCCATAAGTTTCAGCAGAAGGACTTGGAGTCACAGAGAACCAGCAGGGAACAGCTTGGCGTGACACCTCCCAGTGTGAGTCAAGGTTGGGAATTCAGTCTTACGGACCAGAAAGAGACTTCAGTGATAGAGCAGGCTGTTTTGACAGATATGGTGGAGGAGAGTCCAGAAAGTACACCTACTGCTGCAGTCAAAGAG GTGGACGAAGCTGACATCAGTGATTATGAGTCTTCGGAGGAACCTGAACCACCAAAGCTGGACATAACACAG CCACAACAAGATTCAGTTTCCCCCAAGGTCACATCCACACAGTCCCCGATGATATCCTCGTTTACGTTATCAACTCAAGAGAGCACCGACACAAGCCCCATCCCTAGTAGCCAGTGGGTAGAGAAAGTTAGGCGAGGGCAGCAGACGACTCCCAGCAAACAGGCAGATAAAAGCAGACTTCAGGTTGAAGTGGAAGAAGGCAAGGATTCGGCgaagaaaaagacaaagtttGCAAA ATGCGGTTTTGCAGAGAAGCTTCAGAAAGTAATAAATCGAGAGAAATCGGACATCGCATTTTGGCATCATCAAACGGACTCAGAATCAACTTCCTCCG GTTCATCGTGCTCAGTGAGAATAGAGACCATGACCGCCTCTCGAGGGTCGTTTGTGGCCCGCTGTCAAACCTTGACCGCCTCTGACCGAGAACGGCATGAGGGTGACCTACCGGAGAGGCTGGTGGTCTTGTTCAACCGTAGGACTGTCGAGGATCATAAACTTCAAGTTGGCTCATCACTCACAATTCATCCTCCTTG GCAAACTATGTTACTACCAGATACAGGAGAAACagtcttgctgtgtacatatttctgtcaaatatctGACTCCAATGGTTCGcaaccatcatcatcagcagctCTTGGTGTAACACCATCGCAAGATGTTGCCAGCACCTCCAGACCG ATATTCCGACCAAACAGATTATTTTCAGACGAGCCTGCCAGTTCCAAGTTTTGTCTTAATACCTCTGCGTTGCCTCAGAAGAAGAGTGCAGAAATATCTACATCCTTGGTAGGCACTGTGACAGCCAAAGGTCCCAGTTTTGACTTTGACTTCAATCTCAGAGGACTAGTAATGAGGGCCTGTAGAGTCGCAGCTATAAG TCCATCGGATCTTGACAAGCCAGATAAATGGAGGTTACTCGTTCAGGACAGAGATGGAACTTTCTTTGAGGTAAATACCAAGTCTGCTGAGGATCTGACCATGTGGCAAGGGAAGCTGATGGATTTTACATCCCTAACGATCAGTCAGAGGGTTACCAGAACGAG CAACCCAAATTTATTCTCAATGATTGATTCATTATCCCAGCCAGTGACCTTGGCAGAAGATTCTAATAGCAACACAACTTCTGATCAAATG ACCACTTCATTCCCTTTACAGAGTATATCTTATATCGTAAACCTTGACAATGCAGAACGTGTCTCTGAGTGTAAAGACGATACGTCCCTGAGAATGTTCGACTACCGACCGCTCGTCTACCACAAATTGTCTGATATATTGCAG AGTTCCTCCCGTCTGCATCATCGGGTCAGTTTTATCGCCACGTTGATCCACATCACTTCCAAAGAAGCAGCTGATCCGATAACGTCAGCTTCGCGAGCGGAATCGGGAAACCATCTCCTGTTCGTAACGGATTCATCTCTTTCAATGGGTCCACAATCGGAATCAAAACCAAACCCCAGGAACTACATCAAGGTGGAGAAGCTGACAAGTTGTCTGATACTAGTCAGTGACTGTCGAGATTTAAAGGAGCTCTCCGGTCCCCGCTTACAGTTCGAAGATGTTCATATTAAAGAAG ATGGTTCCTTCATCCTGGATTGTTACAGTAGAGTTAGGAGGAATCGAGATGCTGAGGAGCGGGAAAAGAGCTCCAAACTTTCAGATAAATCCCAAAGgaatgagggcgctgtcatCCAATTACCCGAGCTTACCGACGTCAGCCCTGCAAATACATTGGTGACGTTAACAG GTACCATGGAGGGCGTGGATCAGGACACGGCGTATAGCTGGCCAGAATGTAACATGTGTGGCAGTAATCAAATTGAAGGGGATAGCAG CGGGGGCAAACTGTTCTGTTTAATGTGTAAACTAGAAGTCACCTCACCTGTGACTAAAATCCAGCTTGAGGTAATAGTAAGGTCTCCCGCGGTGCCAAAAGGAAACAGAATCAAAGTGCTG CTTAAGCAGGAAACTGTCACAAAGTTATTCGGAGACCCATCCTCCGACGAACCATTTGATTTGAAAAGGATTTTAGGCAAGCCGTACCAGAAGACCAACTGTTTTGTGAGAAAGTCCGCCATAAATACAAAGGAATTCAAGCTGGAAGAAATATGA
- the LOC139964821 gene encoding uncharacterized protein: MAFQNSRDKCNAIAIVSIIALFCAAPFLLSKGSTLELNQPLMYKKNYIADVQPDHTFRNQTIWADVSHSPKPIHLQNILPNAYLHPDPTRPYNESVLVFLHNPKSGGTTVKTCMVKMSQAEGDDRRPTLVAGPRAIDVPNELINGAVSVNKYYMGTSAFGMCRFVGGRACSYFTMVREPYDRVVSHYYFCRSGGPTPMSCDGTLEDFARHTCNLIFFQMIHRYLCRHEIPGVDASPWRCRDVGGGLHTVEQRGRQLDYILENMDKIFAVVGITEEFETSLRLLENTFGRPFHSMCHADHANTGTYEQDEAKANEKGERLRVHAEAKERLVKNEELRKCFHEDIIIYNKMKEIFEKQKKSFFGAGL; encoded by the exons ATGGCATTTCAGAATTCGCGGGACAAGTGTAACGCTATTGCGATCGTATCTATCATCGCTCTGTTTTGTGCTGCACCGTTTCTCTTGTCGAAGGGATCGACTCTCGAACTAAACCA ACCACTTATGTACAAGAAGAATTATATCGCAGACGTTCAACCCGACCACACTTTCCGGAATCAGACAATATGGGCAGATGTTTCGCACTCGCCAAAGCCTATCCACTTGCAAAATATCCTCCCCAATGCCTATCTGCATCCGGACCCGACAAGACCCTATAATGAATCCGTGCTTGTATTTCTCCATAACCCCAAAAGTGGTGGTACTACCGTCAAGACCTGCATGGTCAAGATGAGCCAGGCAGAGGGGGACGACCGACGGCCCACTCTCGTGGCAGGTCCCAGAGCGATCGACGTTCCAAACGAACTGATCAACGGTGCAGTGAGCGTGAACAAGTACTACATGGGGACATCCGCTTTCGGAATGTGCAGATTTGTGGGAGGCAGAGCGTGCTCGTACTTTACCATGGTTAGGGAGCCTTACGATCGGGTGGTCTCTCATTATTACTTCTGCCGGAGTGGGGGGCCGACTCCCATGTCCTGCGATGGAACCCTGGAGGATTTTGCTCGACACACATGCAATCTGATCTTCTTCCAGATGATCCACAGATATCTATGCCGGCACGAGATTCCCGGCGTCGACGCGTCGCCTTGGCGGTGCAGGGATGTGGGCGGCGGTCTGCATACGGTCGAACAGAGAGGACGGCAGCTCGACTACATCCTCGAAAACATGGATAAAATCTTCGCCGTGGTAGGGATAACTGAGGAATTTGAAACCTCCCTGCGGCTACTGGAAAATACCTTCGGTAGACCCTTCCACTCGATGTGTCACGCAGACCACGCTAACACGGGTACGTATGAACAGGACGAGGCGAAGGCCAACGAGAAGGGAGAGAGGCTGCGTGTACACGCGGAGGCGAAAGAGAGGCTCGTGAAGAACGAGGAGTTAAGGAAATGCTTTCATGAAGATATTATCATATACAACAAAATgaaggaaatatttgaaaaacaaaagaagagttTCTTTGGAGCTGGTTTATAG
- the LOC139964799 gene encoding DNA repair-scaffolding protein-like isoform X2 translates to MEISDVKKLSAKRRKLDERNTAENTLWQQCHSGFDDEIILSEQLGLNTRSSKGRKKDDIKLLEISRKDVSSLVEKEVEIDWESSSSEDEPDPHQKDAHQKDPHRKDPQKRDPKKRDPHLRHKFQQKDLESQRTSREQLGVTPPSVSQGWEFSLTDQKETSVIEQAVLTDMVEESPESTPTAAVKEVDEADISDYESSEEPEPPKLDITQPQQDSVSPKVTSTQSPMISSFTLSTQESTDTSPIPSSQWVEKVRRGQQTTPSKQADKSRLQVEVEEGKDSAKKKTKFAKCGFAEKLQKVINREKSDIAFWHHQTDSESTSSGSSCSVRIETMTASRGSFVARCQTLTASDRERHEGDLPERLVVLFNRRTVEDHKLQVGSSLTIHPPWQTMLLPDTGETVLLCTYFCQISDSNGSQPSSSAALGVTPSQDVASTSRPIFRPNRLFSDEPASSKFCLNTSALPQKKSAEISTSLVGTVTAKGPSFDFDFNLRGLVMRACRVAAISPSDLDKPDKWRLLVQDRDGTFFEVNTKSAEDLTMWQGKLMDFTSLTISQRVTRTSNPNLFSMIDSLSQPVTLAEDSNSNTTSDQMTTSFPLQSISYIVNLDNAERVSECKDDTSLRMFDYRPLVYHKLSDILQSSSRLHHRVSFIATLIHITSKEAADPITSASRAESGNHLLFVTDSSLSMGPQSESKPNPRNYIKVEKLTSCLILVSDCRDLKELSGPRLQFEDVHIKEDGSFILDCYSRVRRNRDAEEREKSSKLSDKSQRNEGAVIQLPELTDVSPANTLVTLTGTMEGVDQDTAYSWPECNMCGSNQIEGDSSGGKLFCLMCKLEVTSPVTKIQLEVIVRSPAVPKGNRIKVLLKQETVTKLFGDPSSDEPFDLKRILGKPYQKTNCFVRKSAINTKEFKLEEI, encoded by the exons ATGGAGATCAGTGATGTGAAGAAACTGTCAgctaaaagaagaaaattggaTGAAAGGAATACAGCAGAGAATACCCTGTGGCAACAATGCCACTCGGGCTTTGATGATGAAATCATACTCAGTGAACAACTGGGACTGAACACCAGATCAAGTAAGGGTAGAAAGAAAGACGATATAAAGCTCCTTGAAATTAGCCGTAAAGATG TATCATCACTCGTTGAGAAAGAAGTTGAAATTGACTGGGAGTCTAGCAGCAGTGAAGATGAGCCAGACCCTCACCAAAAGGACGCTCACCAAAAGGACCCTCATCGAAAGGACCCTCAAAAAAGGGACCCTAAAAAAAGGGACCCTCACCTTCGCCATAAGTTTCAGCAGAAGGACTTGGAGTCACAGAGAACCAGCAGGGAACAGCTTGGCGTGACACCTCCCAGTGTGAGTCAAGGTTGGGAATTCAGTCTTACGGACCAGAAAGAGACTTCAGTGATAGAGCAGGCTGTTTTGACAGATATGGTGGAGGAGAGTCCAGAAAGTACACCTACTGCTGCAGTCAAAGAG GTGGACGAAGCTGACATCAGTGATTATGAGTCTTCGGAGGAACCTGAACCACCAAAGCTGGACATAACACAG CCACAACAAGATTCAGTTTCCCCCAAGGTCACATCCACACAGTCCCCGATGATATCCTCGTTTACGTTATCAACTCAAGAGAGCACCGACACAAGCCCCATCCCTAGTAGCCAGTGGGTAGAGAAAGTTAGGCGAGGGCAGCAGACGACTCCCAGCAAACAGGCAGATAAAAGCAGACTTCAGGTTGAAGTGGAAGAAGGCAAGGATTCGGCgaagaaaaagacaaagtttGCAAA ATGCGGTTTTGCAGAGAAGCTTCAGAAAGTAATAAATCGAGAGAAATCGGACATCGCATTTTGGCATCATCAAACGGACTCAGAATCAACTTCCTCCG GTTCATCGTGCTCAGTGAGAATAGAGACCATGACCGCCTCTCGAGGGTCGTTTGTGGCCCGCTGTCAAACCTTGACCGCCTCTGACCGAGAACGGCATGAGGGTGACCTACCGGAGAGGCTGGTGGTCTTGTTCAACCGTAGGACTGTCGAGGATCATAAACTTCAAGTTGGCTCATCACTCACAATTCATCCTCCTTG GCAAACTATGTTACTACCAGATACAGGAGAAACagtcttgctgtgtacatatttctgtcaaatatctGACTCCAATGGTTCGcaaccatcatcatcagcagctCTTGGTGTAACACCATCGCAAGATGTTGCCAGCACCTCCAGACCG ATATTCCGACCAAACAGATTATTTTCAGACGAGCCTGCCAGTTCCAAGTTTTGTCTTAATACCTCTGCGTTGCCTCAGAAGAAGAGTGCAGAAATATCTACATCCTTGGTAGGCACTGTGACAGCCAAAGGTCCCAGTTTTGACTTTGACTTCAATCTCAGAGGACTAGTAATGAGGGCCTGTAGAGTCGCAGCTATAAG TCCATCGGATCTTGACAAGCCAGATAAATGGAGGTTACTCGTTCAGGACAGAGATGGAACTTTCTTTGAGGTAAATACCAAGTCTGCTGAGGATCTGACCATGTGGCAAGGGAAGCTGATGGATTTTACATCCCTAACGATCAGTCAGAGGGTTACCAGAACGAG CAACCCAAATTTATTCTCAATGATTGATTCATTATCCCAGCCAGTGACCTTGGCAGAAGATTCTAATAGCAACACAACTTCTGATCAAATG ACCACTTCATTCCCTTTACAGAGTATATCTTATATCGTAAACCTTGACAATGCAGAACGTGTCTCTGAGTGTAAAGACGATACGTCCCTGAGAATGTTCGACTACCGACCGCTCGTCTACCACAAATTGTCTGATATATTGCAG AGTTCCTCCCGTCTGCATCATCGGGTCAGTTTTATCGCCACGTTGATCCACATCACTTCCAAAGAAGCAGCTGATCCGATAACGTCAGCTTCGCGAGCGGAATCGGGAAACCATCTCCTGTTCGTAACGGATTCATCTCTTTCAATGGGTCCACAATCGGAATCAAAACCAAACCCCAGGAACTACATCAAGGTGGAGAAGCTGACAAGTTGTCTGATACTAGTCAGTGACTGTCGAGATTTAAAGGAGCTCTCCGGTCCCCGCTTACAGTTCGAAGATGTTCATATTAAAGAAG ATGGTTCCTTCATCCTGGATTGTTACAGTAGAGTTAGGAGGAATCGAGATGCTGAGGAGCGGGAAAAGAGCTCCAAACTTTCAGATAAATCCCAAAGgaatgagggcgctgtcatCCAATTACCCGAGCTTACCGACGTCAGCCCTGCAAATACATTGGTGACGTTAACAG GTACCATGGAGGGCGTGGATCAGGACACGGCGTATAGCTGGCCAGAATGTAACATGTGTGGCAGTAATCAAATTGAAGGGGATAGCAG CGGGGGCAAACTGTTCTGTTTAATGTGTAAACTAGAAGTCACCTCACCTGTGACTAAAATCCAGCTTGAGGTAATAGTAAGGTCTCCCGCGGTGCCAAAAGGAAACAGAATCAAAGTGCTG CTTAAGCAGGAAACTGTCACAAAGTTATTCGGAGACCCATCCTCCGACGAACCATTTGATTTGAAAAGGATTTTAGGCAAGCCGTACCAGAAGACCAACTGTTTTGTGAGAAAGTCCGCCATAAATACAAAGGAATTCAAGCTGGAAGAAATATGA